The nucleotide sequence ctgctgtaaaagcaatctgggcttccattaAACCTCAGCAGATTTACAGGCtaatcacctccatgccacgtcacattgatgcagtaattcatgctcaaggagcccagaccaagtattgaatgcaaaGAAATGAACATACATTTCAAAAGCCTGACATCTACATTCAAAATATGCTTTTTATTCATCTTATGCAATATCTGAGATGGgcttttattatctgtaagccatcaaaattacaagaaataaaagcttgaaatatttcactatgcgaaatgaatctatataacatataggttttgtttctgaaattactgacaaaaaatatttcacttttataCTTCTAGTCTAATTtcttgagatgtacctgtatataGAACATTCAATGTAGTTTCCAATCCTCTTTACACTGTTTGCAGTGTTGccattcaagaatttgtttGCACAGATATCCCTTTAGGTCTCCTTAGCTCAGTTTTGATTTTCCACCAGGAAGTTTTAGTattgcagatttgtttttaaaatgatgttGAATTAATGGTGAACAGGATTTATGTTAGAGTAAGCAGTTGCAACTAATATTTGGAAAGTGTCTACCTGTTAGCTCTATGGTAAATGAAATTATGCTACAAAGCTCTGTGTGCCCTGTTTGAACCACTGTTTAACAAAGCAAAGCCTGGTCACTTGGGCAGGTCAACAATGTGTTTGCTTCTGTTAAACAGCTTCTCTTCTCTAATAAAATTTTGCAGAACTGGTTGGTCTCAATATGCAGCATTGTTCTCTGCCGACCTTAGTTCACACCGAGTAGTTCCAATGAAAGACGGCATTCATAGCAGGGAAAATCAAATCTAATTTCGTCATACCTGGAATATCACATTGTGATGTGATATAATCATGACTACTGCATATTTTAATAAAGCTGACAATGCTGTGTGGTAGCACTTAATTGCTACTACACAAATGCTACCAtacttaaatatataaatataatgcTAATAATGGTTGACAATGAGCactgcaaaaaatgttttggttgcTCTGAATTGATTGAATTGATTGAATTGATTGAATATATCAGCTAATATCCTGTCTTGGACAAACTTTCAAAGCCATTGACTGAGTCTATTTTGTATTGCAGGTTGTTTGGGAAGGTTTAGAGGGTCTGTATGATCACAGGCTCATGGGCCTGACTATCCGTGGAATGGAAGTTTCAGGACTTAAAGAACCAATCAAGATCACAATCAGTAGTACTACAAGCATAAATGTAACcaatttgtttctttaattCTCTTGTAACTACTGTAAACATATAGAGTTACTGTGTAACACATAAAAGATATAGACTTAATCTTaagtttcataaaaataagtgACAATCTAAAACAGGATTGTTGTTGTATCATAGACAACCCTGAAACCCATTTGTGTCTACCTAAATACCAGAACAAATGGTGAGTATAAAACATCTGTCATGAGCAGCAACACAAATGATTACCATTTAGTTTGGTGAGGTTTTATGATGAGCTGCTGTAGCCTGAATGTAATAGTTTCATTAACATAActgattttttgtgtttttgatttaGCAGATACCAGTCCTAAGGAATGTGACCGAACAGAATATAACCAGACTCACATCACCTGCTTCTCTAAACATCTCACATACTTTGGTGTGCTTCTGGTAGGAATgacctttctgttttaaatggaTTTCTTCAGCACGATGAAAATGAAATAGTAGAAATCTCTGGATGTATTTCATTTGTCTCACCTTAGCCCCAAATGTCTTCACACATCCATTATAATTCCCtcagttttaattaaattatattttaataaatgtgaaaaaacaaagattaCAAGTGAAGATATAATGGTTATTCATCAGATATCCTATGCATTAATGGTTTTAGCTCCCGCTTCTGTCTCTATGGAGACAGTGTGAAGTTTTCAATTTGCTCATCATTGACTAAGTGCAACTATTGCAATTCTACTATACAGATTCTAAAAGCTTGTCCAAATCTCAATAACATGAGCAGAGTTTCAAAAATTATTAATGGTATCTGCTACTTTGGATTTGTTGGTTTCCAGGTGTTTCTGTAATATCTGATGGAGTCAGAAAACTAATGGGAGATTTGTGTCAGTTTGCAttccttgtttattttgtgcttaCATGCAAATTCGCCCGACATAATTTCCCTCCTTTATCTAATACTAGAGGAAAAATGCTCTGAAAACCCGGTAGATGTATCTTGGACACAAAGTTTAGGTGGTTGTTGAAAGTGATGTGCATATTGGTGTCCACTGCCTCCCCCAACAATTCATCAGGGGCACTGTGTCTGCTTGAAGAAAAAGTGAACTACCGGTATATGCAAATTCTGGCATGAGTCATACTTAAGAGAGTAAAAACCTCTGAAACATTTGTGTAACCTTAATCTTTACTTTCTTATGTTATTAGATACAATTTTTCTGTCCCTAAGAACACGTGTCAAAATCAGCTGTTGTTCTGGGACGAGGGTGCCTTTCATCTTTCCTTCACCTGGAATGACATCCTCCAGCAATGAACCAGCAGCAGAGGGCAGTGTCAATGTGTTATTATATTGACACCGCCTCAGGGAACAACAGCTGAATTTGAAACATTAGATACTATCTAGTGATACCTCTGATGAAGACAGAAGTCTCCATCAAAACATGTCAGGTATGTCCTTAGGGACAAAAAGAAAACGTgtctaataacaaaagaaccaaAAGACTATATTGTATACGGACAAAATGAACGATATTGGAATATTTTTGTAATCTTGTTAAGAGCAGTTGCTTAAATTGCTTGGAAAGAGGCTAATGATAGGACGCCACTATGAGCTTTATTTATGCATATTAAATCATATCAGAATCacctttattggccaagatttCATGCACAAACAATGAAGATGACTTCAGTTTCACATGCTTACAGCGTACAGACCTTCAgtagaaatatataaaaattaaaaggaaataaaaaaatgataaaaggaACAGTATCAGGCTGTACGTGTGTCAAATTCCAGTCTGaaggccagtgtcctgcaaaacTGAATCAAACCAATGACAACTTTGTCCTCTGCGCACTTCAAGAGTTTCACAGTTGGGTATtaacgtccctgggtggttgacttggtgcaggatgaagtgtagtcccaagttgactgcatcatccgTTGACCTGTTCACTGGGTAAGGAAATTGTGAGTGGTCCAGCCGGGAGCCTGCTatgtccttcagatgcttcaacactagtcactcaaaggatttcattaCCACAGGCCAGACATCAGTGGACCAAGATGATGGTGCAACACTTAAAGCAGATAATCTCACACAGCTTcagagacttgttgaagatGGGGGTTAGTTGGTCAGCTCAGGCAGAAGGCAGAAATACCATCAGATTATGGTGCTTTTCCAGTCTTCTGACATTGGAAGAGCCTATTTATATATTCCTCTTTAGAGCAAGCAGGTGGTCGGAGTGGAGAAGGCTGGAGGTCATTAGCTGAGAagctgtagcttctcttagctgctctGATCACCTTGGTCAGTATGTTTGTGGCCTAGTTATGCAGGGCCCAACTCCCACTGCTGTAAGCCTCTTCTTTAGATTGAAgcagcttcttcagatgtgAAGTAAACCatggtttattgttttatgtgcaaaaggtcttggtctgcataTTCAAGTTCTCACAAAAACtcatgtatgatgtcaccattTCAGCAAATTCACTTAAGTCAGTGGTGCATGCTTCAAATACACTCAAATCTGTGCGGGCCCGTAGCATATGACTTATCAATCCAATTCCTGACAGTCCCAACCACAAGCTTaaaggttttcagtttttgcCCGTATGTTAGAATGGCATGAAGCAGACAGTGTTCAGTGAGTCCCAAAGCTACACAATCAACTGCACGTTATGCTTCTTTAAGACTGTGAAGTAGTTGTccagtgtgtttgtgtctgtgctgGGACACTGTACATGCTGATTGTATTTTGGTATTTATTTGAGAAGTTTGCACTTTTAAAATCCCCATAAATGACTATgtctgggtgtttttttttctctccacatCTGTTATCAGCCCAGCAAGCTGTTTTTCAGCTTCTGATTTGCAGGCTTATGGTGAAATATGAACAATGGCCAAAACAAACAAGTAGAACTCCCttggtaaataaaatgttttcagttaatAACAAATGACTCCAGGTAAGGATTACACCTCTTCTGTGACACAGGTACATCAGTACATCAACCTTTGTTAATATAAAAGCACATTCAACCCTCTCTCTTTTTCGCCGAGAGCTTACCACTGTGGTCCGCTTAAAACAGATGAAAGCCCACTGTCTGGGATGTACTCACTGAGCCAGCTTTTGCTGAAACAGACAGTGGCAGATCTGAGGAAGTCTGAGTTTCTTGTGCTGAGATGGAACAGCTCATCTGTTAAATTCACCAGGGAGTGGAAATTCGCTAGGTAGATGGATGGGAATGGAGCAAGCAATCCCCACTGGCGGAGCTTGACAAGCGCACCTGAGTGCTTGCGATAAATCCCACAGAGAGCTGTCCATCTAGGATCTTGAAAAAACTATCTGAAACAATTAAAACTATGAAAACTACTCAGAGGGGATTGCCTGATGCTAGGAGTTGCTCTCTGGTGAAAGTAACTGTAGTAAAGCCGCAAAGTACAGtgcaaagacagaaagaaaaacacaaagtatgAGCGAGCGTAGTGCCAATGTGGTCAATGGCGGTGCCATCTTGAATCTTCTTGGTGCCATCTTGAATCTGGAATGTTGTTGTATGGACTAAAGGACCCGCTGAGAAATGTAgggcaaagaaataaaaagttaacCATGCATAAAACTTGCTATAAACATGTATGTTTGACATAcagataaaatatttctaattctgGACTAGTTGTATAAAATACTTCAGTGTTAATGAAGAGTCTTAAACCCAGTGGCCAATAATGACCTTACCTTATTCATGTTCCATTCCTAGGGTGTTTTCTGTCATAGAGGAAGGCAATATGTTGCACTTAGAAAAACCTAGGAATGGTGTGGAAGTTTGAGAAGATGTCAAGAAATGTTAGAGATTCCAGAAACTTCTATTCCAAATTAGATGCAGACAACAAAGAATCACACTCAACAGCATTTGACTCAACTATGCAATCAAGGGCCTTGGAACACAATGGATTTTTCTCAAGCCACAGAACAAGTTACTTCGTTAGAGGTCATGATAGGTTCATTATACCATTGAGACACTTTAACAAGGAATTATTCAGATCCACCAGAAACCGCCAGCGCTTTGAAAGCTGACAAAACCCAATTAAGCAGTTCCAACCAACAGACTTAGTTTTCGAGCAGAGGGTCACAAACTGCCTacaaaaactggaaaataaaaacatgagttTTCTACCATGGATTATACCCTGTGAGGCCACCTAGTTCAAAATCCCAGCCAACGAAATGGAAGTTTTCACTGAACACATCGACTCAAAGGACAACAACAACAAGTTCATTATGTAGGATGCCAAAGATAATAAGCTGCATTTTGGAGTGTCTGGTACACAATGAGAAAGATGGAAGACTTATCATTGAAGTCTACAGGAAACCTAAACACACGAGGGAGTAccttcttttttaatttcaccagTTTATTAACATCTTCAGGACAAGAGAAACTCTTTTGAACATACCAATATGCACATGTTGGGCTTTGAACACAGGTGGTCTGAGAGAGGAATGAAAGAAGCCTTCTGGGTTAAACATGAAAAACCAATACTAAACACAGGAGTTAGCCTTATGTTCTTGCTTTCTAACACCTACAGTGCAGTCTGGACTAATCTCCTCAAGCTGTTTTATAGCCATTCAAGCATACATGACCAGAGCATCTTACATGTTGGCATCGTTCTGAAGCATTTCACAAATATAGCTaacaaatacatcatttatcaacACAACACTTGCTTATGAAAGCAAATTTGCTCACTCAGAAAAACAGCACATACACCAACATGCCTAAAGGTGGCGCCATCCTGTCACTGTAAAAAGATACTTCCTGTTTGAATAAGAGGCAGAAAGATTAAGAAGCTGAATTAACCTGGTTGACAGTGAGTAAGTCAAGGTTTCTCAGATTCTTGAAACTTAACCTGTTGTCATGAAGCGACATGGTTTGTTTTTTGATAGTGTGGTAGATAATTatgttattaaaatacacaaggaTAAACAGCAAGCGGAGgcaatgaaaaaatgtaaattgttGAATAGTATGTGtaattacaaattaaaaacagtttgtttcatatagtgaataaaaacaaaacaaaacaggtatCTATGTCGACATTTAAATGTGAGTTGCTGTTTTCTAGTCTTATACAAGTTACCACAGCAACTCTAAAGGGAAATACACAAATGTTAAAATTGCACATCTGTAGTTTCTTAATGCAGCTTAATAAacctgttatttatttatttgaactgaAACCATGTGGCATTGTTACTAAGAACAAGCTGCCATTTAATGTTTTCACTTGTACCAATGTCTTCAAATGTActtcatacatttttaaaagctgtAAAATTGGAAGGTACTAGAGCAGTGGGATTCAGTATATGTTGCCAGGAAGCATCAAACTTATATAAATCAATTGCATTAACAACACATAGTACATAAATACTCAAAATAGCTCTAAGAATCTTTAAAAGAATGTCCAAAACTGGGGCAACTTCTTCTTAGACATAATTTTGGTTTTCAATTCTGAAACATGTCCATATTGTATGTCAAAATAAAGGAGGACGGAGCAACACCAGAATGCGAGAGTCATTTTATTGagtagtgtgtttgtgtgtgtgtgtgtgtgtttgtgtgtgttcctgtcttggcatcacagtgagaaccattttcccgatttcactatcaaattgaggaccatttgtaccaaagtgaggacattttgctggtcctcacaacctattttgctaacagttaggtttaggactaaggtgtgaattgactttaggttaaggttagggttaggcatgcactggtaatggttaggtttagggttattgtcagggttagggcatagaaagggttgaaaatgactgaaaatcaatggaagtcaatggtcctcactacatatagcaaaacaagtgtgtgtgtgtgtgtgtgcgtgtgtgtgtgtgtgtgtgtgtgtgcgtgtgtgtgcgtgtgtgtgtgtgtgtgtgtgtgtgtgtgtgtgtgtgtgtgtgtgtgtgtgtgtgatcacAAAACTAACCATGAAAGTCAAGTTGATGTCTGTGATTTTTCACACCCTAGTAAAACTGATTTGAGTTCTGAAATTTAAAAATTGTTGACATGCCtaaggaacaaaaaacaaaaccaatatAGTTCATACACAGAATATTAGAATCGTTTTTCTCTACAGGTGTCTGCAGACCTCTCGCCTAAAGACCAGGAGATTATATCCTACATTACCTTTATTGGCTGTGGGATCTCACTTTTTGCTCTGGTCATCACAGTTTTGCTCTTCATCGCAAACAGGTACTGTGTTCTTCCAGGATGGATGCCATTCTTACTAGCTCTCACATTTCTGTCTTTCATCAGACTCTTTCTTTCCCACATTTCCCATCCTTTCATAGAACCTGGTATTTGTTGCTTTATCTTCCATTTAcattaaataacaaataaattgcTACCTTCAATTCTAATTTATTCATCAGTTCTTCCTTTCATCCTTCACTTTATATGACTTCATTTTTTTGTGACACAGTGACAGTAAAACTGGTTCCCAATTTCTTACTTACAACTGAAATTATCTTCTGTATCTGATAGAAATCTCAGAGGAGATGATTCCAAGAAGATCCACATCAACCTCACAGTCGCTCTGATCCTACTCAACATACACTTCCTCTCCAGCCAGGCAGTGGCAGCAACGTCCTCCACTGAGCTTTGTCTTTATGTAGCTTTTCTTCTTCACTACTCCCTGTTGGCCTCTTTCACCTGGATGGTCTTGGAGGGTTTCCACCTCTGTCTTCTGCTGGTCAAAgtctttaacatttatataaggAGATACCTGCTGAAACTCAGTGTGGTGGGATGGGGTGAGTGGTCACATCTGAGTCTTGAAGTCAAATGTCTGCAGACTTAAGTTAAGGAAGAAGTTGTGTTTCAGGTCTTCCAGCAGTCATTGTTTCACTGGTAGTGATCATTGACAGAAACATTTACGGTCGTGCCCCTCTGATCCCATCTAGACCCAATGAGACTACAATGTAAGGAGTAAAAGGACACGTCTGAACCTGTGCAGTAAAACCTAGTCCAACCCCTACATTTGTTTGAATATGAAAATTTTTTCATGTCTCTTTCTGCATATTTGAATGTTTATACATTGTGACAAAatattgttgcatttttttccatcttcttAATGCTCATAACTGAAGATTTAACTTTTGGTTTCTTCTATTATGTGATGAATTCCTGCTTTTTTCTGTGTAGATGCTATATAACTGATAATACAGTGAAGATGGTGACCACAGTGGGACTTTTCAGCATGGTGTTCCTCTTTAATGTGAGCATGTTTGGAGTGACAGTCAAATGGTTTGTGGGTTCCCACTTTGGCAAACAGGTAATGGCTGCATAACAACAGTACTTGATACTGTAAATCTTTCTAAAATGTCATTTCTTAAATACCGGCACAAATGATGGTCCTATGATTGTAATTCTCAATAATCTAACTCCAGTGAGACTGCACATTCTGACACATTTACAACAGAGGTGAATAGTtgaagttgctattgctggcaacagtgGGTTCATCAACAAATAcgttatagattaagaatatgATGTCATCAAAATCCaaaatgtacatgtaaaagcagACACTTTTTGCAGTATAGTGTATGTACTTTTAAGGATGGTGTAAAGGAATTTTATACTTCATACTAAGAGGTCAAACTAAAGTTGTTATGTTCTATATTTTCCCAGCTATGTTTAGGACAATCTGCTCTCTTGTGTCTTGATCTTATAAGCTTCTGCCTCGCCTCTACTATTGAACAGGAATTAgtggggatggatggatggatggatggatggatggatggatggatggatggttactCACATTTGGATCGACTATAACCTGCTGCATTTGTTTCCTCCATGTTTTGTGAATCAGCATAGACACAGAGATTGGAAGGCTGTCCAGAGAGAAATTATAACCCTGCTGGTGCTCATAGTTCTTCTGGGCCTCCCCTGGGGGCTGATCTTCTTTGCATTGGGCCCGTTGCCCGCTCCTGGCCTTTACGCCTTCTGCATTCTGAACTGTCTGCAAGGTAGAACAACTCAATGCAAAGTAAAACAATGGCTTTGTTCTGTTGTGATGGTCCAATAAGTAACAGCCTActtgcacattttaaaataagtaGTGTTTAAATAATGTTCAACAATGTATTTGAAAGTATCACAATAAGTGTTGTCAAatgcagcattttatttttattttgttttgctacATGTCTGTCATCCATTCCTATATACTATACTTGAACATGTTTAACtcattttactctttttgttttgcaggtTTCTTCATCTTCATTTACTTTGTGTTGTATCTGAAGAAGTCCAAAGACTCAGCTGCTGCACCTAGCACTGCAACGCAGAATGCTAGCATCAAAACCTAATATCAAACAGCACCTCAGTCAGAAGAATATGCTTCCCCTTCTTTCGGCTTTTCCCCATTCAGAGGTTGTCAGAGCAAGTCATCTTATCAGACAGATATACAGTGGCGAGAAAAAGGTGATTgtcaaaagtaaatgttttagatcatcaaactaatgttaatattatgcaattaaaacacaggCAAACATAAAATGCAGTGTTCTATGAAAGTGTTTAttataaaagaggaaaaaatttTGGAAGCTCTGTGTTCCATTAAATCTGATGTAAAAGTAACACAGCATTCAGGAAAGGAACATCATATCATCagtaacatggtggtggtagagtGATAGTCTGTGGCCTTATGACCTGGAAGACCCTGTGGGAAATGGATCCATAAATTCTTCTGTATATGAAAACATACCTTCAGGTCTGAACTATAGAGTGCTATTTGCAAACAATGAGCCGCCATAGCGACAGTTTCTTTCCCTAAGCTCTCTCTCTGGCCGCGCTCACATAGCATGCATATGCAAcccaaatcagatttttttgctCATATGAGACCCATATTTGACTTTTCCATGGGAGTCTGAATGTCCCAATTCCATATTTTCAGAATTATGCTACTTCCATATATAGTACTAAATCGGTTATGTATCAGATGTGTCTGCAGTCTGAATGGTCATGTCGCATTCCATGTGACTTTTATGTCATCGTCCTGGCTCTGACTTCGCATCCACTTCTCTACAGAAGCAGCAGCTACTGTTCCACAAAAGGCAATTGTTAATAGTTGTGCTCTCTTTTTTCTTACCTTCTTTGTCATGTTATAATGTGGTCAAAATATTGTTGTCTCCCGTTGCCCAACAACTTAAAAAATGATACACAGACACAGGCATTCATTTTTACTTCCGTAAACATTGTGCTGCTGGGTGACGCCAATATTCTCCGTCTGCGCATGTCGTAATCTATTAAGACTGAAATCTGATGGAGGTTACTTAATTAGTAGTTTGAAtgaccacacaaaaaaaaaactgatttcagcacaaaatctgaatttttgagACCCTTACAGcctgagtagtcagctactctgctgcgaaacaaatttacgcTAATACAAcatgccttttttttcttttgctttataaatatttatatataaaaatggcTGTACATGCACCTGCCCTTCCTTTCatcctttttatttcttctaaagtTTATAGATTGCAGGTATTTATACTTTATATCTGTACTCTGTAAGTGTGTGAGATCAAAGTCTACTTCCTTTTTTCTTACATGCAATCTTGGCCAattaagctgattctgattctgattgccACCGTTGCTCCTGACGTTGGAACAACCAGTTAGGTGGAGGGGGCAAACATTTTTCGCACAGGACCATGTAGGTTTGGATTTTTCCCCTTCAAAGAACCACCTTCATTTAAACactatattttcattttacttgtgttatattcaaaaatatagacatattttgatttgtttgatgacttgaaacatttacatgtgacaaagacaaaaaaaaaaaaaaaacaagaaatcatggagggggtAAACACTTTTTCTCACCACTGCAATTATCAATCCTTGGGGGTTGATTTTTTACAAGATTTACATCCTTTAAACTTTTTATACAGTCAGGTTTTAGGCTATAAAAGTGGATATGGGGGCATTGGgcataaccatgtaatttcaatGATTATTGTGCCAGATATTGTGTagattttaaattcaaatttgtgtATAACATTTTCAGCTCTCTGCTGTGATGTATGTCTGAACAATTATTAATAAATCATTGAATAACTCTTTCCACGACTTGACTTGCTTTCAGCCACTCAAGAAAGTACTTTTAGTTGACCTATATTTAGTATAATTGGATTTTTTATCTCTAAAGAAAAGACATCAGAATTTTCATATtgataataatacatttatttgtccCGCGACGCACTATGGAAGTTGTATAGAAAACACTTTTAATCAAAGGGTTGTACAGACAAAAGATAGAAACCATGGGCACATATAGCTAAAAAGTATAGATAcgcaaataaatctaaaatttataaaatctgaaaaataagaaaagagattaaataataaatagattTTCAAAACATGTGCAAGAAGCTTCCAAATACTAGGCATGGAAATGCCCAAATGGGGAATGATTCTTCTAAACTACAACagcatacattttaattaataaacagTATCCTGTACCCTGCTCTCCCTCAAATGATTGTGTGCTCAGAGTGAACGTTAATTGCACACATCTTCCTCCTTATTCTTCCCAGGACATTTAAAGTTCATCATTGGACTTGAttaaagattagaatattaagCTGAAAACACACTACGTAACTGTCAGAGTCTTGAACATTTTGAGTTCACACTGACAGACTGGTGAGATTCCTACAATGGACAACTGGAACTGCAGAGGGATCACAGACTACACATTGGTCAATCAGAATGACTCTCTGAATGGCAAACAAACACACCAGTTGGTGGCAGCAATACATGACATTCTCAGAATCAGTCAAGCAATATTTAGTTTCCACTCTAAACTAAAATGAAAGACATGCAGTTTAAAACACTTTAAGTTTATCCCACAAATGAATCACTTTAATCAGAATTTGAATTGGATATTGATAACTATGTTTTttacttcagtttttgttttttaatctgaaGCTTTCTGTGGTATTCAGAATAACTGTTAATGTTGACTaactaaaaaaatattacttctACCTTAACAACACTAATTTGGAATTTATGAAATAAACCTTATGATATAAATCTTGAAAGTATTTATCCATGAATTTAGATTTCTTTTTCCCTAAACCCTAACTGAACCACTGACAAAATaaccttttaatattttgttttaattttgaaaatataatttcaaagcattttacatgtatgttaaaagtttgaaatgcttgttatattttaatatgACCCTTCATTTTagattacagtgccttgcgaaagtactcggcccctttgaacttttcaacctcttgccacatttcaggcttcaaacataaagatgtaaaattataattttttgtgaagaatcaacaactgGGACACAATCgggaagtggaatgaaatgtattggatgtgtcaaacttttttaacaaataaaaaactgaaaagtgaggcgtgcaatattattcggcccctttactttcattgcagcaaactcactccagaagttcagtgaggatctctgaatgatccaatgttgtcccaaatgactgatgatgataaatagaatccacctgtgtgtaatcaagtctccgtataaatgcacctgctctgtgatagtttcagggttctgttcaaagtgcagagagcatcatgaagaccaaggaacacaccaggcaggtctgagatactgttgtgaagaagtttaaagccggatttggatacaaaaagatttctcaagctttaaacatcccaaggagcactgtgcaagcaatcatattgaaatggaaggagtatcagaccactgcaaatctaccaagacccggccgtccatctaaactttcatcttgaacaaggagaagactgatcagagatgcagccaagaggcccatgatcactctggatgaactgcagagatctacagctgaggtgggagagtctgtccataggacaacaatcagtcctacactgcacaaatctggcctttatggaagagtggcaagaagaaagccatttctcaaagatatccataaaaa is from Girardinichthys multiradiatus isolate DD_20200921_A chromosome 4, DD_fGirMul_XY1, whole genome shotgun sequence and encodes:
- the LOC124867124 gene encoding adhesion G-protein coupled receptor G1-like translates to MGLTIRGMEVSGLKEPIKITISTDTSPKECDRTEYNQTHITCFSKHLTYFGVLLVSADLSPKDQEIISYITFIGCGISLFALVITVLLFIANRNLRGDDSKKIHINLTVALILLNIHFLSSQAVAATSSTELCLYVAFLLHYSLLASFTWMVLEGFHLCLLLVKVFNIYIRRYLLKLSVVGWGLPAVIVSLVVIIDRNIYGRAPLIPSRPNETTICYITDNTVKMVTTVGLFSMVFLFNVSMFGVTVKWFVGSHFGKQHRHRDWKAVQREIITLLVLIVLLGLPWGLIFFALGPLPAPGLYAFCILNCLQGFFIFIYFVLYLKKSKDSAAAPSTATQNASIKT